The following are encoded in a window of Negativicutes bacterium genomic DNA:
- a CDS encoding MBL fold metallo-hydrolase — MIIKVIQVGELGVNCYIASCPETKECLVIDPGAEVEMIFKYIESEALIVKAIINTHGHADHIGANAELKKLTNAPILISSFDQEMLLEPKLNLSVYIEKPIISAGADTLLNDGDIISFGKEKLTVLHTPGHTRGGICLLGTEVVFTGDTLFNQSIGRTDFPGGSMTDIISSIKTKLMCLNDDVKVLPGHGPASLIGLERQKNPFLN, encoded by the coding sequence ATGATAATAAAAGTAATACAAGTTGGTGAGTTAGGGGTTAATTGTTATATTGCCTCTTGTCCGGAAACTAAAGAGTGTCTGGTGATTGATCCTGGTGCTGAGGTTGAAATGATTTTCAAATATATTGAAAGTGAAGCTTTAATAGTGAAAGCAATAATTAATACTCATGGTCATGCGGATCATATTGGTGCTAATGCAGAGCTGAAAAAATTAACCAATGCTCCAATATTGATTAGTTCTTTTGATCAGGAAATGTTGCTTGAACCTAAATTAAACTTGTCAGTTTATATTGAGAAACCTATTATCTCGGCTGGTGCTGATACATTATTAAATGATGGTGATATTATCAGTTTTGGTAAAGAAAAACTAACAGTACTTCATACTCCTGGGCATACTAGAGGTGGTATTTGTTTGTTGGGGACCGAGGTAGTTTTTACAGGCGATACATTATTTAATCAGTCGATTGGTCGAACGGACTTTCCGGGTGGTTCCATGACTGATATAATAAGTTCAATTAAGACTAAGTTAATGTGCTTAAATGATGATGTTAAAGTTTTACCAGGTCATGGTCCAGCTAGTTTGATTGGCTTAGAACGGCAAAAAAATCCGTTTTTAAATTAA